In Litorilinea aerophila, the sequence GGCGGAGCACGATGCCTGGGTCGCTGAGCTGGATGAGCGCCTGGCGGCCGGGCTTTTCTTTGCCAGCATCAACGAGTATATTGTGGTGGTAACGGCATAGGGAACGACAGGAGGAAACCATGTCCTATTCGGTCGGCATTGGCCTGACCAATGCCTGCAACCTGGCCTGTGCCCACTGCTATCGCCCCACTGAGCGCATCGACTACGTGCCCCTGGAGCAGATCCAGGCCATCTGTGAGTCGTTGCCAGTGGGCAGCATGGGCATGGGCACCGGCGAAAACATCCTGCACCCCCAGTTTGAGGCCATCGTGCGCTACCTCCACGGCCGGGGCGTGAAGCTGAGCATCGCCTCCAACGGCCACAGCATCATGACCATGAGCGATGAGCTGCTGGCCATGTTCAATGACCTGGAGCTTTCCATCGACTACCCCACGGCCGAGCAGCAGGACGCGCTGCGGGGACCCGGCAACTGGGATCTGGTCCACCGGGCGATTGAGCGTTGCCACGCGGCCGGCAAATCGGTCTCCATCCTGGCCACCCTCATGTGCACCAACTACCACCTGATGGACCGGATGGTGGAGCTGGCCCGCTCCCTGGGCGCGCACCTGCGGGTCAACGTCTACCAGGCGGTGCGCACCGACGCTTTCCGCCTCACCTATGAGCAGTTCTGGGAGGCCTACCAGCGCCTCTTCTCGGCCGGTAAGGTGGTGAGCTGTAGCGAGCCCATCGTGCGCGCAGCCATGGGCCTGCCCGACGTAGCTTCGCCCTGCGGCCACAACAGCATTCGCTTCGACATGCGGGGGCGGATCATCCCCTGCGTCTACTGGCCCGTGGTGGAGCACGAACCCTACACCATCGCCGATCTCCCCGGCCGGGGCGAGTCGGTGCTGGAACACCCCTTCTTTGCCGATGCCCGCACCATCCCATCCACCGCGGCCGCTTGCCCCTGCCAGGGGGGCTGCGCCAGCCGCCGCGCCATCAACGGCCGTCTGGACGACCACGACGAATACTGCCCCTGGGCCCGGGGCGAAACCATCGACCTGGCCTGGGAGGCCGCCCCCGCGGTGGACCTGGTGCGCAGCCGCAATGTCTGTACGACGATCGTCGCGTGATAGATATGGTAGACGGTAGTCAGTAGTCGGGCGTCTACTGTCTACCTCAAACATTACCATCGCAAAAGGAGAAGAACATGACGGCACCGTATCGTCGATATCGTCGATTCTGGCTTTGGATGGCCCTGTGGTTGGCTGTAGCTCTGGGGCTGACCGCCTGTGTGGCACCGGTTCAGCCTGGGGCGACAAACGGCGCCATGCAGACGGTAGAGCGGCCCCTGGTGATCTCCGCCATCCCTGACCAGGATCCGGAGAAGCTCCAGCGCCTCTATGGCCTGGTGGCCGACTACCTGGCCCAGGAGCTGGGCATCCCGGTGGAATACAAGCCGGTGACCGACTACGCCGCTTCGGTGACGGGCTTCAAGGTGGGCGACCTGGATCTGGTCTGGTACGGCGGCCTGACGGGTGTGCAGGCCCGGCTGCAGGTGCCTGGCGCCCATGCCATCGCCCAGCGGGACATCGACGAAAAGTTTGTGAGCGTCTTCATCGCCAACACGGCCAGCGGCATTACCAGCCTGGAGGATCTTCCGGGCCACACTTTCACCTTTGGCAGCGAATCCTCCACCTCGGGCCGGCTCATGCCCCAGTACTTCCTCCAGCAGCATGGCATCCAGCTCAGCGATTTCAAGGGGCAGCCGGGCTTCTCAGGCTCCCACGACAAGACCATCGAGCTGGTCACCGCTGGCGCCTACGATGCTGGTGCCCTCAATGCCCAGGTCTGGAACAGCCGGCTGGCGGAGGGGCGGGTGGACACGGAGCGGGTGCAGGTCTTCTACACCACGCCGGAATATTACGACTACCACTGGGTGCTCCACCCCAGCGTGGTGGAACGCTACGGCGAGGAAATCGTCACCCGCATCCAGGAGGCCCTCTTCAAGTTGGACCCGGCCAACCCTGAGCACAAGGAGATCCTGGACCTGTTTGGCGCCCAGAAATTCATCCCCACCCAGGATGAAAACTACGCGGCCATCGAGGCGGTGGCCCGTGAAATCGGCCTGATCGTCGAGCCGTAGGCGGCCTCCCCCGAGCTGACGCCATGGAACCCATCTTCGTGCTCGACAATGTGACGGTCCGCTTCGGCAACCTGGCCGCGCTGGAGCAGGTCAACCTCACCATCCAGCGGGGGGAGCGGGTGGCCCTCATCGGCCCCAGCGGCGCCGGCAAGAGCACCCTCCTGAGCCTGCTCAATGGGACCCAGCGGCCCACCCAAGGGGAAGTGCGGGTCCTGGGGCGGCCCCTGGCCCGCCTCTCCCCCCGAGAGCGTCAAGCCATCCAGCGGCGCATCGGCACCGTCTACCAGCAGTTTCACCTGGTGGAAAATTTGCGGGTGATCCACAACGTCAACGCCGGCCGTCTGGGCTCCTGGCCCCTGTGGAAATCCCTGATCTCCCTGGCCTGGCCTTTGGGGGTGGACCAGGCGGCCGCGGCGCTGGCACAGGTGGGCATCCCCGAGAAGCTCTTCGCCCGCACCAGCGACCTGTCGGGCGGCCAGCAGCAGCGGGTGGCCCTGGCCCGGGTGCTGGTCCAGAACCCGGATGCCATCCTGGCCGACGAGCCCATCTCCAACCTGGATCCGGAGCGAGGGCGGGAAATCATGGACCTGCTGGTGCACATCAGCGAGACGACCGGCAAGACCCTGGTGGTGAGCCTGCACGCCATCGAGTTCACCCAGAGCCACTTCCACCGCATTGTCGGCCTGCGCCAGGGGCGGGTCCAGTTTGACTGCCCGGCCGGCGCCGTGGATGGCACCTTGCTGGCCGGGCTCTATCAGTTGTAATATCAGGAATTCTCTCCTGCGTTTCTCTGCATCTTTGCGCCCTTGCGCCTTTGCGTTAAAAAATACCCTTTCTGTGAAATCTGTGGTTTCCGCAGTGGACTCCAAGTCATGACACGAGGCAGCACCGTGACGGAACTGAGCCTCTCCCGCCCATCTGCCCGGCCCATCCGGCGGCCGTCCCCCTGGAATGGCCGCAACGGGGTGCTGGCTGTGGCCCTGCTACTGGTGGGCTGGTCCCTGGTGCGGGCCGGGCTGCTGGAGGGCGAACTGGTCAACGCGGGGGGGTGGGTCCTGGCCCTGCGCTTTGGCCGGGCCGCCCTGCAGCCGGATTTGACCCCGGACCTGCTCAGCCTGACATTGCATTCCACCCTGATCACCCTGGCCTACGCCGTCTGTGGTACGGCCTTGAGCCTGGCCATCGGCGTGGTAGGCGGCATCCTCTCGTCGGAAGTCTGGTGGCAGACGGTGCGGGCCTCTCAAGGAGAAGGGGGCCTGGTGGCCGGCGGCGCGCCCTGGCTGGTGGTCCGCTCCCTCCTGTCGGTGCCCAGGGCCATCCACGAAGCCATCTGGGGACTCATCTTCATCAACATCTTCGGCCTGGACCCGGTGAGCGGCATCCTGGCCCTGGGCATCCCCTTCGGCGCCATCACCGCCAAGGTCTTCAGCGAGATCCTGGACGAGACGCCCCGGGGGGCCCTCCAGGCGCTGCGGGCCGGTGGTGCACCGCCCCTGGCGGCTTTTTTCTACAGCCTGATCCCCCAGGCCTTCGCGGACCTGCTCAGCTACACCTTCTACCGTTTCGAGTGCGCCATTCGTTCGGCCACCATTCTGGGCCTCATCGGCGCGGGCGGCCTGGGCTACCAGATCTTGCTGAGCCTCCAGTCCCTGCGCTACGAGCAGATGTGGACCTTCCTCTACGCCCTGATCCTGCTCTGTGGACTGACCGACCTGTGGAGCGCCCGCCTGCGCTGGCGCCTGAGCCTCTCCCGGCCCCTGGCCGTCTGCAAGGTCACTGATGGGGAGGCCACAGCCGGCCCTAACGACCGGCTCTTCCGCTCCTCCCTGTGGCTGGCCTTGGGGCTGACCCTCTTTTCCTTTTGGTTTATCGGCGCCCGCTGGGAGCTGCTGTGGGCACCCCGTAGCGGCCAGTTGTTTCGGGAGATGGTGGCCACCATGTTTCCGCCCCGGCTGGAGCTGGCCTTCTGGCGGGAGCTCACCGTTTCGGCGGTGGATACCCTGGCCATGTCCATTCTGGCCAGTGCTGTGGCCGGGGTGGGGGGGATGCTGTTGGCATTTCCAGCGGCGGGTGCCGCCTGGTTGGGGGGCGGGGCGGAAGACGCCGTCGGCTGGATGGTTCGGCCTGTTGCCTGGTTCACCCGGGGCCTTCTCCTGTTGACCCGCTCCATCGCGGAGCCCATCTGGGCGCTGCTGGCCATGTTCGTCCTTTTCCCCGGCCTGTTGCCTGGGGCGGTGGGCCTGGGCTTGTACAACCTGGGCATCCTGGGGCGGCTCAACGCGGAGGTGGTGGAGAACCTGGATGAGCGTCCTACCCGGGCCATCCAGGCCCAGGGGGCCAGCCGGCTGCAGGCCTTTCTCTACGCGGTCTGGCCCCGGGCCCTGCCCCGTTTTGTGGGGTATGCCCTGTACCGTTGGGAAGTCTGCATCCGGGCTACGGTGGTGGTGGGTCTGGTGGGTGCAGGGGGGCTGGGGCGGCTGCTCCAGGAACAGCTGGTCCGCTTCGACTATCACAGCGTCAGCGCGACCTTGTTGGTCTTTTTCCTGTTGACCGGGCTGGTGGACCTGGGGAGCGCGTGGGCCCGGCGACTGCTGCGTTGAACAGGGCGGATGTCGGTTTTCGTAGGGGCGGGCCCCCGTGCCCGCCCGATGGCGCCGGACCCAGGTGGGTAAAGGGCCGGCGACGGATGCGCAGGCCGGGATGTGGGGGCGAAACATGTTTCGCCCCGATTGAACCCTGATAGGTGAAGGGATGGCGACGGATGCGCAGCTTCGAGCTGCGCCTACGACAGGGGGGACCGGTGTCCCGCAGGTGCGGTCTCTGGCCGCACGGTGGCCCTCGATTTGAGGGGACGTGGGTGTCCTGTAGGGGCGGGCCCCGTGCCCGCCCGATGGCGCCGGACCCAGGTGGGTAAAGGGCCGGCGACGGATGCGCAGGCCGGGATGTGGGGGCGAAACATGTTTCGCCCCGATTGACCCCCGATAGGTGAAGGGACGGCACCGGTTTTCGGTAAGCGCCGGCCGCGATTGGAAAGGAGCGCACCATGGTACAAATTCATTTGGAGGACCGGGAGACCCAGGTAGCCCGCTTGCCCACCCAGCTCTACATCGAGGTCACCAACCACTGCAACTCCCTGTGCGTCTCCTGTCCGCTGACCTATGACCACTTCTTGCCCTTCGAGCCCAAACATCATCTTTCTTGGGAAAATTTCTGCCGGATCGTGGATCAGCTCCCCGAGATCCACCGGGCGGTGCTCCATGGCATCGGCGAGCCCCTGCTCAACCGCAACCTGCCCCGCTTTGTGGCCCACCTGAAGGAGCGGGGCGCCCACGTCCTCTTCAACACCAACGGCGTCCTGCTGGACCAGGCGCGGGGGGATGCCCTGGTGGAGGCCGGCCTGGACGAGCTCCGGATCTCCCTGGACGCGGTGACGCCGGAACTCTACGCCCGGCTGCGGGGGATCGACGCCCTGCCCCGCATCGTGGAGAACCTGCGGGCCTTTGTGCGACGCCATGGGGGGCGGGAGCGCCCCCGGGTCTCCCTCTGGTTTGTGGGCATGCAGGAAAACCTGCACCAATTGCCGGACTTTGTGCGGCTGGGCGCGGCGCTGGGGGTGCCCGAAGTCTACCTCCAGCGGTTGGTCTACTTCGGCGACGGCCACCGCATCGCCGAGGACGCCACCATGGTCCCGGAGCAATCCCTCTTTGGCACCCTGGAAGAGCAGCAGGCGGCCCTCATTCTGGAATGTGAAGCCCTGGCCGACCAACTGGGGCTGACCTTCCGGGCCTCCGGTGCCACCACGCCCCATGAGAGTGTGGCGGTCCGGGGCGATTCCCCCTGGCAAGGATGCCTGCGGCCGTGGACCCTGATGTACATCACGGCCAATGGCAACGCCCTGCCCTGCTGCATCGCCCCCTTCGCCACGCCCAACTACCCGGATATCGTCCTGGGCAACGTCTTCCAACAGCCCCTGGCCGAGGTCTGGAACAGCCCGCGCTACCAGGCCCTGCGGGAAGCCGTCCTCAGCACCGACCCGGCTCCCTGGCCCTGCCAACATTGCGGCGTGAAGTGGAGTCTATGACCCGTTGCTTCCGCCTCCTTAACCGCCTCGTTTTCTTCCCCCAGCTCCGGCCTTCCCCGGGCGTCCTTGCCCTGCTGGGGGCGTTGACCCTGCCGGGCTATGCCTGGATCGCGTGGCGTTACCCCCTGTGGGATTCCTTCCAATGGCCCCGGGGCGGCTGGTTCCCTCCGGAACGGGCCGAATGGGGGCCGTTGCCCGTGCACCTGGCCGTCTACCTGGCCCTGACCCTGCTCTGGATGGGCGGCCTGCACGTGGCCCTGGCCCTGGGCAGACGTGGGGAGCGCCTGGCCCGGGGGCTGGTGGTGGGGATCTGGCTGACCGCGTCCCTGCTCCTGCTGGCCGCCACGCCCGCGGGCGACTCCCACGACGTCTACGACTACCTGTATCGGGGGCGGCTGCTGGTGGAGCAGGGGGTGAGCCCCCTGGCCGTGGCGCCCCAGGAGACGGTGCGGCAGGCCTTCTACCGTTACACCGCCTGGAAGCGCCATGTGGATACCTACGGCCCGGTGTGGGAATATGCCAGCGGCGGCGTCTCTTGGCTGGTTCAGCAGGGCCTGCGCTGGCGGGGGGCCTGGGCACCCACCGCGCCCACCTGTCCCCTCTCGGAGCGCTCCTGCGTCATGCTGGCTGCCTATGTCACCGGCTACCGGCTGCTGTCCATCCTGCTGGCCGGCGTGACGGGCTTCTTCATCTACCGGCTGGTGTCGCGGGAGGAGCCGGCCCACAGCCTGGCCGCGCTGGTCTACTGGCTCTGGAACCCGGTGGTGATCCTGGCCACGGCCCTGGGCGCGCACAACGACGCCCTGATGCTGGTCTGGCTGGTGGGGGGGCTCCTCTGCCTGCAGGCGCGGCGGCCGACGCTGGCCTGGCTGGCCCTGCTGCTGGCCGCCCACGTGAAGCTGACGGCCCTGATCTGGGCTCCCCTCTGGGGGCTGTGGCTCTGGCGGCAGCAGGGGCTGGGCCGGGCTGTGGGGAGCGGCGTGGTAGCCCTGGCTGTGGGCTTGCCTGTCTCCTGGCTGCTCTACCGGCCCCTGGGGGGATGGGAAACCCTGCCCCGCATGCTCCAGGAGCGCATGTTGTTCGTGGCCAATTCCCCGTGGCAGCTGGCCTACCACCTCCTGCGTGAGCAGGGCTGGCCCCTGGATGTAGCCCGCTTCTACACCATCCGCGTGCCTACCTATTTGTTCGTCCTGCTGGCCGTGGCCGCGTCCGCCTGGCTGGCCTGGCGCGGCGCGTCTGACTCACCCGGACGGCAGCTCTGGCGGGGGATGCTCCTGGTGGCGTTGCTCTACCTGGCGGTGGGGAGTTTCTGGTTTCAGCACTGGTACGTGCTCTGGGCGGCGGCGCCGGCGGCGCTGCTGCCCCACGGGCTGATGGCCCGCCGGGTGTTGCCCTGGCTGGGGTGGGGCGCACTGGCCAGCAACGTGGTCTACGATGTGTTGACCCGCCAGCCGGAGCCGGTGGTCTCGCGGACGGCACTCTACGCGGGGATGGTGGCCATCATCTGGGGGCCGGCCCTGTTGGCCTGCGCTGGGTTGGCCTGGCGCAGGCTACGGCTGAGACGCCTCCAGGGGGTGGAGGCGTCTTCCTGGCCATCCCCGGCCCGGTGAGGTCAGGCCGGGGCTGTGGGGAGGATGTCACGCGTAGGCGTGGCTGCGCAGGGCCCAGTTCACTTCTTCCAACGTGGGCTCGACCAGGACATTGCCGTCTATGTACAGCACCGGGTTCACGTCCCGGCCGGTCCACCAGCGAACTTGAGCCCGGGCCTGGGGATCCCGGTCCATGTCTCGGTAGACATAGGGGACGCCCAGGCGGTCCAGGTAGCGCCGCAGCATCTGGGTGTGGGCGCACCAGCGCCTGCCGAAGAGCTGGATGTTGGGTGCATAGCCGAGCATCCCGATCATGCGACCACCTCCTTCACAGGCGAATGGGCCTCCTCTGCGGTGGCCGGTTCGGCCGTGCCCTGGTTCACCCGGTCCAGCGCCTCGAACAGCTCGTAGATGTCCGGGATGTGGTGGAGCTGGGGCGAGACGTGGGCGTAGCGAATGATGCCCTCGCCGTCCACGATGTACAGCGCCCGCTCGGAGAAGCCGTCCTGCTCCCGGTAGACGTTGTAGCGGCGGGCCACCGCGCCCTTGGGTTCAAAGTCGGAGAGCAGCGGGAACTCCAGGCCCCGCAACAGGGCCCAGGCGCCGTGGCTGTAGATGGAGTCCACCGAAATCCCCAGCAGCAC encodes:
- a CDS encoding radical SAM protein; this translates as MSYSVGIGLTNACNLACAHCYRPTERIDYVPLEQIQAICESLPVGSMGMGTGENILHPQFEAIVRYLHGRGVKLSIASNGHSIMTMSDELLAMFNDLELSIDYPTAEQQDALRGPGNWDLVHRAIERCHAAGKSVSILATLMCTNYHLMDRMVELARSLGAHLRVNVYQAVRTDAFRLTYEQFWEAYQRLFSAGKVVSCSEPIVRAAMGLPDVASPCGHNSIRFDMRGRIIPCVYWPVVEHEPYTIADLPGRGESVLEHPFFADARTIPSTAAACPCQGGCASRRAINGRLDDHDEYCPWARGETIDLAWEAAPAVDLVRSRNVCTTIVA
- a CDS encoding putative selenate ABC transporter substrate-binding protein; translation: MALWLAVALGLTACVAPVQPGATNGAMQTVERPLVISAIPDQDPEKLQRLYGLVADYLAQELGIPVEYKPVTDYAASVTGFKVGDLDLVWYGGLTGVQARLQVPGAHAIAQRDIDEKFVSVFIANTASGITSLEDLPGHTFTFGSESSTSGRLMPQYFLQQHGIQLSDFKGQPGFSGSHDKTIELVTAGAYDAGALNAQVWNSRLAEGRVDTERVQVFYTTPEYYDYHWVLHPSVVERYGEEIVTRIQEALFKLDPANPEHKEILDLFGAQKFIPTQDENYAAIEAVAREIGLIVEP
- a CDS encoding phosphonate ABC transporter ATP-binding protein, which codes for MEPIFVLDNVTVRFGNLAALEQVNLTIQRGERVALIGPSGAGKSTLLSLLNGTQRPTQGEVRVLGRPLARLSPRERQAIQRRIGTVYQQFHLVENLRVIHNVNAGRLGSWPLWKSLISLAWPLGVDQAAAALAQVGIPEKLFARTSDLSGGQQQRVALARVLVQNPDAILADEPISNLDPERGREIMDLLVHISETTGKTLVVSLHAIEFTQSHFHRIVGLRQGRVQFDCPAGAVDGTLLAGLYQL
- a CDS encoding PhnE/PtxC family ABC transporter permease, which produces MTRGSTVTELSLSRPSARPIRRPSPWNGRNGVLAVALLLVGWSLVRAGLLEGELVNAGGWVLALRFGRAALQPDLTPDLLSLTLHSTLITLAYAVCGTALSLAIGVVGGILSSEVWWQTVRASQGEGGLVAGGAPWLVVRSLLSVPRAIHEAIWGLIFINIFGLDPVSGILALGIPFGAITAKVFSEILDETPRGALQALRAGGAPPLAAFFYSLIPQAFADLLSYTFYRFECAIRSATILGLIGAGGLGYQILLSLQSLRYEQMWTFLYALILLCGLTDLWSARLRWRLSLSRPLAVCKVTDGEATAGPNDRLFRSSLWLALGLTLFSFWFIGARWELLWAPRSGQLFREMVATMFPPRLELAFWRELTVSAVDTLAMSILASAVAGVGGMLLAFPAAGAAWLGGGAEDAVGWMVRPVAWFTRGLLLLTRSIAEPIWALLAMFVLFPGLLPGAVGLGLYNLGILGRLNAEVVENLDERPTRAIQAQGASRLQAFLYAVWPRALPRFVGYALYRWEVCIRATVVVGLVGAGGLGRLLQEQLVRFDYHSVSATLLVFFLLTGLVDLGSAWARRLLR
- a CDS encoding radical SAM protein, coding for MVQIHLEDRETQVARLPTQLYIEVTNHCNSLCVSCPLTYDHFLPFEPKHHLSWENFCRIVDQLPEIHRAVLHGIGEPLLNRNLPRFVAHLKERGAHVLFNTNGVLLDQARGDALVEAGLDELRISLDAVTPELYARLRGIDALPRIVENLRAFVRRHGGRERPRVSLWFVGMQENLHQLPDFVRLGAALGVPEVYLQRLVYFGDGHRIAEDATMVPEQSLFGTLEEQQAALILECEALADQLGLTFRASGATTPHESVAVRGDSPWQGCLRPWTLMYITANGNALPCCIAPFATPNYPDIVLGNVFQQPLAEVWNSPRYQALREAVLSTDPAPWPCQHCGVKWSL
- a CDS encoding DUF2029 domain-containing protein — protein: MTRCFRLLNRLVFFPQLRPSPGVLALLGALTLPGYAWIAWRYPLWDSFQWPRGGWFPPERAEWGPLPVHLAVYLALTLLWMGGLHVALALGRRGERLARGLVVGIWLTASLLLLAATPAGDSHDVYDYLYRGRLLVEQGVSPLAVAPQETVRQAFYRYTAWKRHVDTYGPVWEYASGGVSWLVQQGLRWRGAWAPTAPTCPLSERSCVMLAAYVTGYRLLSILLAGVTGFFIYRLVSREEPAHSLAALVYWLWNPVVILATALGAHNDALMLVWLVGGLLCLQARRPTLAWLALLLAAHVKLTALIWAPLWGLWLWRQQGLGRAVGSGVVALAVGLPVSWLLYRPLGGWETLPRMLQERMLFVANSPWQLAYHLLREQGWPLDVARFYTIRVPTYLFVLLAVAASAWLAWRGASDSPGRQLWRGMLLVALLYLAVGSFWFQHWYVLWAAAPAALLPHGLMARRVLPWLGWGALASNVVYDVLTRQPEPVVSRTALYAGMVAIIWGPALLACAGLAWRRLRLRRLQGVEASSWPSPAR
- a CDS encoding glutaredoxin family protein, encoding MIGMLGYAPNIQLFGRRWCAHTQMLRRYLDRLGVPYVYRDMDRDPQARAQVRWWTGRDVNPVLYIDGNVLVEPTLEEVNWALRSHAYA